One Tunturibacter gelidoferens genomic region harbors:
- a CDS encoding energy transducer TonB, whose amino-acid sequence MFESSLMESGGQIKTKSKYWMIGTFIFNGAILATMILIPLLYPEALPKTAMTAMLTAPPPPPPPPPPPPPQQIVKPIKMVSEIDAGLHAPTKIPKDIKMLKEDAAPPPQVAGVAGMAGMGSGNGVPGGVMGGIGTAPTPVVKVAPPKGPQRVSSGVVAGNKLSGSNPVYPPIARAAHVSGAVVLHAVISKSGTIEKLEVVSGPEMLRSAAVSAVQGWRYKPYFLNGEPTEVDTQITVNFNFGGG is encoded by the coding sequence ATGTTCGAATCCTCGTTGATGGAATCCGGCGGCCAGATCAAGACCAAGTCCAAGTACTGGATGATTGGGACCTTTATCTTCAATGGCGCGATCCTGGCAACCATGATCCTTATTCCGCTGCTGTATCCGGAGGCTTTGCCGAAGACGGCAATGACCGCGATGCTGACAGCGCCGCCTCCACCCCCTCCTCCACCACCCCCTCCGCCACCGCAACAGATCGTCAAGCCGATCAAGATGGTGTCAGAGATCGACGCAGGTCTTCACGCTCCTACGAAAATTCCAAAAGATATCAAGATGCTGAAGGAAGATGCTGCACCTCCTCCGCAGGTCGCCGGCGTTGCCGGCATGGCGGGTATGGGTAGCGGCAACGGCGTCCCGGGTGGCGTGATGGGCGGAATCGGCACTGCGCCGACTCCGGTTGTCAAAGTTGCTCCTCCGAAGGGTCCGCAGCGCGTTTCAAGCGGCGTAGTGGCTGGTAACAAGCTTTCGGGGTCGAATCCGGTTTATCCTCCGATCGCAAGGGCTGCTCACGTCTCGGGTGCTGTCGTTCTGCACGCCGTGATCTCGAAGAGCGGTACGATCGAAAAGCTCGAGGTGGTCAGCGGTCCTGAGATGCTTCGGTCCGCGGCTGTATCGGCCGTCCAAGGTTGGCGCTACAAGCCGTACTTCCTCAATGGCGAGCCGACCGAGGTGGACACACAGATCACCGTCAACTTCAACTTTGGCGGCGGCTAA
- the secF gene encoding protein translocase subunit SecF codes for MELFRTTNIDWLGKKWYFLGFSLIFSVLGVLSMLFWHHIPLGVDFKGGTQVRVAFDQTPNEDHIRQAMDRAGVHDARIQRVSDPSGHAANKVIIALPESTATDQSHDAGRQSVESALSANYHDSAFTVEQVEIVGPTAGKQLQKQAWLATLYSLIGMLIYLWFRFELIYGVAAVVAVFHDTLITVGAFSLTNQEITLTVIAAILTLIGYSMNDTIVVFDRIRENLALSRRESLHDVVNRSINQTLSRTVISSGLTFLTVLSLYLFGGEVLHGFSFALVVGILIGTYSSIAVAAPMLVAYQDWRVSKGKSVTLPAGKRAKV; via the coding sequence TTGGAACTGTTTCGTACAACAAATATTGATTGGCTCGGGAAGAAGTGGTACTTCCTTGGGTTTTCCCTGATTTTTTCTGTGCTGGGTGTGCTGAGCATGCTGTTCTGGCACCACATTCCGCTTGGGGTTGATTTCAAGGGAGGCACGCAGGTTCGCGTGGCCTTTGACCAGACTCCTAATGAGGATCATATCCGGCAAGCGATGGACCGCGCGGGCGTGCACGACGCACGGATTCAGCGCGTCAGCGATCCCAGCGGCCATGCGGCGAACAAGGTGATTATTGCGCTGCCGGAGTCGACGGCGACCGATCAGTCGCACGATGCCGGGCGCCAGAGCGTGGAGAGTGCCCTGAGCGCCAACTACCACGACTCGGCGTTTACTGTGGAGCAGGTTGAGATTGTTGGGCCTACGGCTGGGAAACAGCTTCAGAAGCAGGCTTGGCTGGCGACGTTGTACTCGCTGATCGGGATGCTCATCTATCTATGGTTCCGGTTTGAGCTGATCTACGGCGTGGCGGCGGTGGTCGCGGTGTTCCACGACACACTGATTACCGTTGGCGCGTTCAGTTTGACGAATCAGGAGATAACCCTTACCGTTATCGCTGCAATCCTAACGTTGATTGGTTACTCGATGAACGACACGATCGTCGTCTTCGACCGCATACGCGAGAATCTGGCGCTTTCGCGGAGGGAGTCGCTGCATGATGTTGTCAATCGGAGCATCAATCAGACGCTGAGCAGAACGGTTATCTCTTCGGGACTGACCTTTCTGACGGTGCTTTCCCTGTATTTATTTGGCGGTGAGGTATTGCATGGGTTTTCCTTTGCGCTCGTTGTCGGCATCCTAATTGGTACCTACTCGTCGATCGCTGTGGCGGCACCGATGCTGGTGGCGTACCAGGACTGGCGGGTAAGCAAGGGCAAGTCGGTGACGTTACCTGCGGGTAAGCGCGCGAAGGTGTAG
- the secD gene encoding protein translocase subunit SecD — protein sequence MGKNLAGKSAFIVAVLVIFCFGIVGIPHGGLTQSIKDRIHLGLDLKGGTHLVLEVHVAEAIGSATDRDVARLEADLQKAGVVGAIVGKTDPSRPQTIIVSGIPAAKLSDARSVLQGNDYSTYDVATTADGNSALTMKVGAVRDLETRTLDTSIETIRERIDKLGVSEPVIQKYGLGENQILVELPGVDDPARVEEIIQSTAKLSIHAVTGGPYESDQAAMQANGGVIPPDSMLVHGTGSAGAPDQIWLLKRVSEVEGTDFRDAQPGQDQNGRPNIRFNLTTEAGDRFYKYTEAHTASSATPGSMAIVLDNKVREVAGIQSAIRDSGEITGAFTQQQANDLSLMLRTGALPASISYLETRTVGPSLGAASIHQGVVAAIAGMLAVMIFMLIYYRGAGINADLALMLNLIILLGFMGFTGSTLTLPGIAGVILTIGMGVDSNVLIFERIREELRAGKTASAAVEQGFKHALVTIIDTHVTTIVSALILFLFGSGPVRGFAVTLAFGLFANLFTAVLVSRVIFDTILQKKERGAALSI from the coding sequence ATGGGCAAGAATCTGGCCGGGAAATCGGCATTCATCGTTGCGGTACTGGTGATCTTCTGTTTCGGCATCGTGGGCATTCCCCACGGCGGGCTCACGCAGTCGATCAAAGATCGTATCCACCTGGGGCTCGACCTAAAGGGCGGCACCCACCTGGTGCTCGAAGTGCATGTGGCTGAGGCAATAGGTTCGGCTACGGACCGCGATGTCGCGAGACTTGAGGCCGACCTGCAGAAGGCCGGAGTGGTTGGCGCGATAGTAGGAAAGACGGATCCATCGCGGCCACAGACGATTATTGTGTCGGGTATTCCGGCGGCGAAGTTGAGCGACGCTCGCTCGGTGCTACAGGGGAATGATTATTCGACTTATGATGTCGCGACTACAGCCGACGGGAACTCGGCGTTGACGATGAAAGTCGGAGCGGTGCGTGACCTTGAGACGAGGACGCTTGATACCTCGATCGAAACGATTCGCGAGCGCATCGATAAGCTGGGTGTTAGCGAGCCGGTGATCCAGAAGTACGGGCTGGGCGAGAACCAGATCCTGGTGGAGTTGCCGGGCGTCGATGATCCAGCGCGTGTGGAAGAGATTATTCAGTCGACTGCCAAGCTGTCGATTCATGCGGTGACGGGTGGACCTTACGAGTCGGACCAGGCTGCAATGCAGGCGAACGGTGGGGTGATTCCTCCTGATTCGATGCTGGTGCATGGGACCGGTTCTGCCGGAGCTCCGGACCAGATCTGGCTGCTGAAGCGGGTGAGCGAGGTGGAGGGTACGGACTTCCGCGATGCGCAGCCGGGACAGGATCAGAACGGCCGGCCGAACATCCGCTTCAACCTGACGACTGAGGCAGGGGATCGCTTCTACAAATATACCGAGGCGCATACGGCTTCGAGCGCGACGCCGGGTTCGATGGCGATTGTGCTGGATAACAAGGTTCGCGAGGTTGCGGGAATTCAGTCGGCGATTCGCGATAGCGGCGAGATCACCGGCGCGTTTACGCAGCAACAGGCGAACGATCTGTCGCTGATGTTGCGCACGGGCGCGCTGCCGGCTTCGATCTCTTACCTCGAGACGCGAACGGTTGGGCCGAGCCTGGGCGCTGCTTCGATTCATCAGGGCGTGGTCGCGGCGATTGCCGGCATGCTGGCGGTCATGATCTTCATGCTGATTTACTATCGCGGCGCGGGGATCAATGCGGATCTGGCGCTGATGTTGAACCTGATTATTTTGCTTGGGTTTATGGGCTTTACTGGATCGACTCTGACGCTGCCCGGAATCGCGGGCGTGATCCTGACCATTGGCATGGGTGTGGATTCGAATGTGCTGATCTTTGAGCGCATCCGCGAGGAGTTGAGAGCTGGAAAGACAGCCTCGGCGGCGGTTGAGCAAGGGTTTAAGCATGCGTTAGTGACGATCATCGATACCCACGTGACGACCATCGTTTCGGCGTTGATCCTGTTCCTGTTTGGTTCCGGACCGGTGCGTGGGTTTGCGGTGACGCTGGCGTTTGGTCTGTTCGCCAACCTGTTTACCGCGGTGTTGGTCTCGCGCGTGATCTTTGACACGATCCTGCAGAAGAAGGAACGCGGCGCGGCGCTGTCTATTTAG
- the yajC gene encoding preprotein translocase subunit YajC — protein sequence MLAMWLQSAAGLGNLGSLALPILFFVVLYFLMIAPNQRKQKKWQEMLGQLKTGDRVTTNGGIRGTVLTVKDDLVVLRVQPDGVKLEFVKSAIAAVTTDEQAA from the coding sequence ATGCTTGCGATGTGGTTGCAGAGTGCGGCTGGGCTGGGTAATCTGGGCAGCCTTGCGTTGCCGATCCTGTTCTTTGTGGTGCTTTACTTTTTGATGATCGCGCCGAACCAGAGGAAGCAGAAAAAGTGGCAAGAGATGCTGGGGCAGCTGAAGACCGGCGACCGAGTCACTACCAATGGCGGTATTCGCGGCACGGTTCTGACCGTAAAGGATGATCTTGTTGTCCTGCGGGTTCAGCCGGACGGCGTGAAGCTTGAGTTCGTCAAGAGCGCGATTGCCGCTGTGACGACGGACGAACAGGCTGCCTGA
- a CDS encoding MmcQ/YjbR family DNA-binding protein, protein MTAQDYRRIALRLPGASEGSHQGHPDFRVGGKIFCTLAFEKEGYGVLKLSPEEQAGLVEDAPEVFSPVPGGWGRGGATRVRLDAVSADVLEGALKMAWKRRLTK, encoded by the coding sequence ATGACCGCACAGGACTATCGACGGATTGCATTGAGATTGCCGGGAGCTTCCGAAGGATCGCATCAAGGGCATCCTGACTTCCGGGTGGGAGGGAAGATCTTTTGTACTCTTGCATTTGAGAAGGAGGGCTATGGCGTTCTGAAGCTGAGTCCAGAGGAGCAGGCCGGACTGGTGGAGGATGCGCCGGAGGTGTTTTCCCCTGTCCCTGGAGGGTGGGGACGTGGTGGGGCTACGCGCGTACGACTGGATGCGGTGAGCGCGGATGTGCTTGAAGGGGCTTTGAAGATGGCCTGGAAGCGACGTTTGACGAAGTGA
- a CDS encoding heme-degrading domain-containing protein, with translation MPIPEDLAAIARQEAELHFSAFDYDTAWRLGQSLRDLAVSRNHSLVIDIRRFGQPHQPLFYAALAGTTPDNPRWVQRKSNVVARFHRSSYAIGLALEQSSRTFSERYNLPDADYAAHGGSFPLHVTGAGVIGCITVSGLPQREDHNLVVEALCLELKQNHDSLCLA, from the coding sequence ATGCCCATCCCCGAAGACCTCGCCGCAATCGCTCGCCAGGAAGCCGAGCTCCACTTCTCCGCCTTCGACTACGACACAGCCTGGCGTCTCGGCCAAAGCCTCCGCGATCTCGCCGTCTCCCGCAATCATTCCCTCGTCATCGATATTCGCCGCTTCGGCCAGCCTCACCAGCCGCTCTTCTACGCAGCCCTCGCCGGCACCACGCCGGATAACCCCCGCTGGGTGCAGCGCAAATCGAACGTAGTCGCCCGCTTCCACCGCAGCTCCTACGCCATCGGCCTCGCACTTGAGCAGAGCAGCCGCACCTTTAGCGAACGCTACAACCTCCCCGACGCCGACTATGCCGCCCACGGAGGCAGCTTCCCGCTCCACGTCACCGGCGCAGGCGTCATCGGCTGCATCACCGTCTCCGGCCTGCCGCAGCGCGAAGACCACAACCTCGTCGTCGAAGCACTCTGCCTCGAACTCAAACAAAATCACGACTCCCTGTGCCTTGCATAA